AGGACGGGCATTTCACGACGGTAACCATATGGATCGATCGATGCGGCACGAGGCCGCCGTTACAGATTGCAGAGCGTGAGCTGGAACGGCACGTCGATGTCGACCGCGCGCGGCCGCACGTCGCCGTCTTGCGCGGTGAAGCGCACCCACAGCATGTACTTGTTCGCGCTCGCTTCGGGAATCACGCGCAGCTCGGGCGGCACGCGCACCTGCATCAGTTGGTACGTGCGGCCGGACAACATCTGCTGATAGCTGCCCTGCATCGCCATCACCTTCGACGCTTGCCCCGATTCGCGCGCAAGACGCAGCACGATCATCGCCGCGTCGCGCAGCGGCAGGAGCGGCATCGACCACTTCGCGATGTCCTGGCGGCGCTGCTCGGCGGGCCACTGCTGCCACGCGTAGTACGAAGGGAGATCGAACTTGCAGGTGCCGCCGGGAATGACCGCGCGGCTACGGATGCTCGCGAGCCACTCGTTGTCGATCAGATGCTGGCCGGTCTTGCCCTGCATTTGCGCGAGGTTCGCGAGCGTCTGCTCGATTTCGCCGAGCACGGCTTCGAGCGCGTTCTGCTCGATGCCGGGATTGCCGCGAAACGGCGCGAGCGTCTGACGCTGGCGCTCGAGTTCCTTCATCAGATCCGATTTCAGATCTGCGCGGCCCGCGACTTCGGAGATTTCGAACAGCGTCGTCAGCGCGACATGATGCTCTCTCGCGTCCTCTTGAGCCACGAAGAACGTGAAGCGTTCGAACAAATCTTCGAGACGCAACAGCGTGCGGATTCGCTCGTTGAACGGATACTCGTAAAGAATCAAGCGCGCTCGCCTCTCGCGTTGGGGATGACCAAAATTGCAGGGACATTCTAATGCCCACTGTCTACCCTAGCAATCGCGCCATTTTTCGGAGGTGTCCGGCGCGCCGCGCGGTTTCGTGCGCCGGACGCAACATGCACGCAGCAAGCTCGTCAATTTGGTGCGGCTGCCGCGTATCCGAGATAGCGTTGGTGCAGTGCGGCGACCTCGGCTGCGAGCTCGTCGAGCGACGCATTATCGTTGACGATCACGTCGTCCGCGGCGGCGAGACGCGCGTCGCGCGACGCCTGTCGCGCGACGATCGCTTCCACCTGCTCGCGGGCGAAGCCGTTGCGGGACATCACGCGCGCGATTTGCGTCTCGACGTCGCAATCGACAACGAGCACGCGGTCGACGCGAGCCTCCCACGTTCCCGATTCGACGAGCAGCGGCACGACGAAGACGACGTACGCGCCGTGCGCCGCGCCCGCCTCGCGTTCGGTCTCCTCGCGGATGAGCGGATGCGTGATCGCTTCGAGCCGCTTGCGCGCGGATTCGTCGCTGAAGATCAGCGCGCGCATCTTTGCGCGATCGAGCGAACCGTCGGCCGCGACGAACTGTGCGCCGAATTCGCGCTCGATGAATGGCATCGCGAGGCCGTGCGGCGCGGTGATGCGGTGCGCGATCAAATCGGTGTCGACGATCGTTGCACCGAGCGCGCCGAACAGATTGGAGACGGTCGTTTTGCCGCTGCCGATCCCACCCGTCAATCCCACCGAGAACATGGTTCAGCCTCCTAGCAGCAGGTAGAACGGCGTGCCGAAAAAGAGGGTCGCGGCGCCGCCCGCCGCAAGGAACGGGCCGAACGGCAGCGGCTCCTCGAAGCGCATGCGGCCACGCCAGGTTGCGACGAGGCCCACCGCCGCGCCGGCGACCGCGGCGATCAGCACGACTTGCGGCAGTGCTTCCCAGCCGAGCCATGCGCCGAGCGCGGCAAGGAGCTTCAGGTCGCCATAGCCGATTCCTTCGATGCCCCGCAGCAATTTGAAGAGCCACAGAATGCACCAGAGGAACAGATAGCCGGCGATCGCGCCGACCACCGCGGCGCGCAGGCTCGCAAACGTGCCCCACAGATTGACGCACAGCCCCGCCCACAGGAGCGGCAGCGTCAGCGAATCGGGGAGAAAGCCCGTCTGCATGTCGATCGCGCTCATCGCGAGGAGTGCCGCGCACAGGCCGAACGCGGCGAGCGCGGCGCCGCTCGGCCCGAAAAGCGCGAGCGCGCCGGCGGCGAGCGCGCCGCTCGCGAGCTCGATGAGCGGATAGCGCACGCCGATCGGCGCACGGCAGCGCAGGCAGCGGCCGCGCAATACGATATAGCTCAGGACCGGCACGTTTTCCCACGCTCTCAGCACATGGCCGCAATGCGGGCACGCGCTGCGCGGCACGCAGAGGTTGTAGCGCGCGGGCAGGCCGTCGTCGGCGCACGGCTCGCCCGTCGCTTCGGCGATTTCCGCGAGCCACGCGCGCTTCATCATGATCGGCAGCCGGTGGGCGACGACGTTGATGAAGCTACCGACGACGAGACCGAGCACGATCGCGAACGCAAGCTGCATGCCCGTGGGGAGCGCCGCGAACGCGGCGAGCGGCCCGGTTGCTGCCGCGTGCTCGGGCGGGCCGGGAAGGAACGGATTGGGCGTCATCGAGGCGGTTGGCATCGCAAATGGAGTCGGATTCGGCTGCGATGCTACACCACGTTGCCGAGCTGGACGATCGGCAAGTACATCGCGACGACGAGTGCGCCGATCAGCGCGCCCAGCACGACGATCACGACGGGTTCGCACAGGTTCGCGAGCGCGCCGATCTGTTCGTCGACGCGGCGATCGTAGAGCGTCGCGACGTCGATGAGCATCGTGTCCAGCGTGCCCGATTCCTCGGCGACGGCGATCGGCTGGACGAGATCGTCGGCAAAGCAGTCTTCTGCGCGCATCGCGCTGGCGAGCCGCTCGCCGTGCTGCAGACGTGCGGCGATGCGGGCTGTCGCGAGATCGAAGCGTGGGTTGCCGGTCGCGTTCGACAGTGCGGTGAATGCGTCGGTGAGCGGCGTGCCGGCGGCGAGCAGCGTGCCGAGCGCGCGGCTCCATCGGGCGGCGGCGAGCGCCTGCACGAGCGGCCCGGCGAATGGCGCGCGTAGCAGCGCCTGCGCGAGCGCGACGCGTGCGATCGCGGAGCGGCGCACCGCGCGACGAGCGGCAACGCCGGCGAGTAGCATGGCTGCGGCGACAGGCGCGCTCCAGCGCGTCACGCCGGCCGACAGCGCGAGGACGAAACGGGTCGGCGCGGGCAGTGCAGCGCCGAAGCCCGCGAAGATCTGCTCGAACGTCGGCACGACCCAGATCAGTAATGCCGCAGTGATCGCGAGCGCGACCAGCAGCACGGCGACCGGGTAAGCGAGCGCCCCCCTGACGCGGGCATATTGTGCTGCTGCACGCTCGCGATCGTCGGCGAGCCGGGCGAGCACGGCGGCGAGCGCGCCCGCCGTCTCGCCGACCGCGACCAGTTGGCAGAAAAACGGATCGAACTGGCGCGGGTAGCGGCGCAGCGCGGCGGAGAACTGCCGTCCCGCAACGATCTCGCGTGCGAGGCCTGCCGCGATGCGTGGCATTTCGTTTCGGCGCGTCGCTTGCGCGAGCAGTTCGAGCGACGGCGCAAGCGCGAGCCCCGCATGCAAGAGTCCCGCGAGCTGCCGTGCGAAACGCGTGACCTCGCCGGCCCGTGCGGTGGGCTGCGGCGCGTTGCCACGGGCTTCGATGTGCAGCACGGTGACGCCGATGCGCTTGAGCGCCGCGCGTGCGGCGGACGGATTGACGGCGACCAGCATGCCGCGGCGGCGCACGCCGTCGGTCGTCACGCCCGTCCAACGATACCGGGCCTCGAGCGGCGCGGCCGGACTATGCGGGCTCATGGGGCCTCCGTTGCGCCGAGCGCTTCGCTCAAGCTCGTCGTGCCGTCGCGAACGCGGGCAAGCGCAGCATCGCGTAGGCTCGTCATGCCTTCGGCGCATGCTTGCCGCGCGAGTTCGGCGCTGCTCGCGCACGCGGCGATCAGATTGCGCAACTCGGCGGACAGCGGCATCACCTGATGGATGCCGATGCGCCCCCGATAACCGATTCCATGGCACGCGGGGCATCCCGTCGCGGCATACGGGCGCCAGCCGGCGTCGATCGGCGCGGCGGCGAGTCCTGCGGCGCGCAGCGCGGCGGGCGACGTGTCCGACGGCGCGCGGCAAGCGGGGCACAGGCGCCGCACGAGCCGCTGCGCCGTCACGAGCCGCAGCGCGGCGGCGAGGTTGTATGGCGCGACACCGATATCGAGCAGGCGAGCCACCGCGGCGGGCGCGTCGTTCGTATGCAGCGTCGACAGCACGAGGTGGCCCGTCTGCGCGGCTTTCAGCGCGACATCGGCGGTTTGCGCATCGCGTATCTCGCCGACCATGATCACGTCGGGGTCCTGACGCAGGAATGCGCGCAGCGCGACTGCGAAGGTCAGGCCCGCCTTTTCACGCACGCCGACCTGATTGATCCCGTCGAGCTCGATCTCGGCCGGGTCCTCGACCGTGCAGACGTTGCGCGATACGTCGTTCAGCATTTGCAGGAAGCAATACAGTGACAGCGTCTTGCCGCTGCCCGTCGGCCCCGTGACAAGGACGAGACCGTGCGGCGCGCCGATCGCCGCCTCGACGCCGCTTGCCTGAGCCGCGTCGAAGCCGAGCGCGGCGAGCGACAGATCGGCGGGCAGCGTCTCCAGACGCCGCAGCACGAGCTTCTCGCCATGCAGCGTCGGCAGCGAGCTCACGCGGTAGTCGCCTGCGCGCCCCGGCGCGAGCGCGAGCCGCAGCCGGCCGTCCTGCGGCACGCGGCGCTCGGCGATGTCCATCCGCGCGAGCACCTTGATGCGCGTCACGCACGCGTCGCGCAAATGAGCCGGCGGCCGCGCGAATTCGTGCAGCACGCCGTCGATCCGCAGGCGCACCCGCCAGCCGGATTCGCAGGGCTCGACATGGATATCGGACGCGTCGCGCTCGTGCGCCGCACGCAGCATATCGGCGACGATGCCCACGGCGGGCGCGTCATCGACACGTTCGGGATGGCGCAGCCGGGGAGGCACGGATGCCCCGGTGGCGGGTGTTGCCTGCCGCGCGGAAGGAAAAGAGGCGTTGGAGGGGGGGGACATCGGAACCGGCCTCGCGGCCGCCTGCTCGACACGATGAAACGATCATCGCGCGTCGAGCGCGCGGCCGACAGTCGGTCGATCGGCCAACCGCGCCGCGCATCGCGCATCACGCGCCGGGCGCACGCCCTCCGCGCGGCGTGCGCGGCTTGAATAGCTTGACCGTGCGCACGCCCTGATCCTCGGTGCGCATCACTTCGATCATCACGTCGCCGATCTTCAGGCAGACGTCGTCCTCGGGAATTTCCTCGAGCTCTTCGAGGATCAGGCCGTTGAGCGTCTTGGGCCCGTTGGTCGGCAGGCCGAGGTGCAGCCAGCGGTTCAACTCGCGCAGCGGCATGCTGGCCGCGACGATGCATTCGCCGTTCGCGTCCC
Above is a window of Burkholderia thailandensis E264 DNA encoding:
- the zapD gene encoding cell division protein ZapD, whose protein sequence is MILYEYPFNERIRTLLRLEDLFERFTFFVAQEDAREHHVALTTLFEISEVAGRADLKSDLMKELERQRQTLAPFRGNPGIEQNALEAVLGEIEQTLANLAQMQGKTGQHLIDNEWLASIRSRAVIPGGTCKFDLPSYYAWQQWPAEQRRQDIAKWSMPLLPLRDAAMIVLRLARESGQASKVMAMQGSYQQMLSGRTYQLMQVRVPPELRVIPEASANKYMLWVRFTAQDGDVRPRAVDIDVPFQLTLCNL
- the coaE gene encoding dephospho-CoA kinase (Dephospho-CoA kinase (CoaE) performs the final step in coenzyme A biosynthesis.), encoding MFSVGLTGGIGSGKTTVSNLFGALGATIVDTDLIAHRITAPHGLAMPFIEREFGAQFVAADGSLDRAKMRALIFSDESARKRLEAITHPLIREETEREAGAAHGAYVVFVVPLLVESGTWEARVDRVLVVDCDVETQIARVMSRNGFAREQVEAIVARQASRDARLAAADDVIVNDNASLDELAAEVAALHQRYLGYAAAAPN
- a CDS encoding prepilin peptidase; its protein translation is MTPNPFLPGPPEHAAATGPLAAFAALPTGMQLAFAIVLGLVVGSFINVVAHRLPIMMKRAWLAEIAEATGEPCADDGLPARYNLCVPRSACPHCGHVLRAWENVPVLSYIVLRGRCLRCRAPIGVRYPLIELASGALAAGALALFGPSGAALAAFGLCAALLAMSAIDMQTGFLPDSLTLPLLWAGLCVNLWGTFASLRAAVVGAIAGYLFLWCILWLFKLLRGIEGIGYGDLKLLAALGAWLGWEALPQVVLIAAVAGAAVGLVATWRGRMRFEEPLPFGPFLAAGGAATLFFGTPFYLLLGG
- a CDS encoding type II secretion system F family protein, producing MSPHSPAAPLEARYRWTGVTTDGVRRRGMLVAVNPSAARAALKRIGVTVLHIEARGNAPQPTARAGEVTRFARQLAGLLHAGLALAPSLELLAQATRRNEMPRIAAGLAREIVAGRQFSAALRRYPRQFDPFFCQLVAVGETAGALAAVLARLADDRERAAAQYARVRGALAYPVAVLLVALAITAALLIWVVPTFEQIFAGFGAALPAPTRFVLALSAGVTRWSAPVAAAMLLAGVAARRAVRRSAIARVALAQALLRAPFAGPLVQALAAARWSRALGTLLAAGTPLTDAFTALSNATGNPRFDLATARIAARLQHGERLASAMRAEDCFADDLVQPIAVAEESGTLDTMLIDVATLYDRRVDEQIGALANLCEPVVIVVLGALIGALVVAMYLPIVQLGNVV
- a CDS encoding GspE/PulE family protein, coding for MSPPSNASFPSARQATPATGASVPPRLRHPERVDDAPAVGIVADMLRAAHERDASDIHVEPCESGWRVRLRIDGVLHEFARPPAHLRDACVTRIKVLARMDIAERRVPQDGRLRLALAPGRAGDYRVSSLPTLHGEKLVLRRLETLPADLSLAALGFDAAQASGVEAAIGAPHGLVLVTGPTGSGKTLSLYCFLQMLNDVSRNVCTVEDPAEIELDGINQVGVREKAGLTFAVALRAFLRQDPDVIMVGEIRDAQTADVALKAAQTGHLVLSTLHTNDAPAAVARLLDIGVAPYNLAAALRLVTAQRLVRRLCPACRAPSDTSPAALRAAGLAAAPIDAGWRPYAATGCPACHGIGYRGRIGIHQVMPLSAELRNLIAACASSAELARQACAEGMTSLRDAALARVRDGTTSLSEALGATEAP